The Polypterus senegalus isolate Bchr_013 chromosome 5, ASM1683550v1, whole genome shotgun sequence genome includes the window ACCAATCCTCATACTCTGTAAAACAGGAATggattctgttcttttttccacTCTTAAAACATTCTGAGAGCTTGGAACTGCACTCATATGCAAAGTTGACTGGTCTAAACCTATACCGTTACTCTGCACGCTGGCACCTGTCAATACTTTCTGCTCAGTTATCAGCACATTTTTAGAACCCTGAATTTCACCCAGGCGCAAAGTACCTTGCTCTAATCCAGCTACTCCTCCCTGTATGCGATTACCATATCTGTCCACAAGCACTAAATTCTGGGCAACAGGAATTTCACTCATATGTAACGTACCTGAATCGATTCCTACTACACCACTCTGAATAACTGGTGTTGTGATCACTCGTTTGTCTGTAAGTAGTACATTTTGTGTAAGTAGACTTTCAGCCACCCTCACAGGTCCATGAAGACCAGTAACAATGGCTTGGCCCCTATCTGCAATCAGCACATTTGGCTGTATCTGGGGCTCAACAATGTATCGAGTGGCTTGAATGACTGGGGTAGTGGCATAGTACATGGTTTGAGGGACATATGATGATGATGTATCTGAAACTAGTACATTTTTTTGCAAGTTTACAGCAGACTGTGAAAGAGCAGACTGTGAAAGAGCAGACTGTGAAACAGTAGACTGTGAAACAGCAGATTTAGATGTAGTAGTACTATACTTCTCCGTAATAGACACGTCCTGTTGGACAATAGGAGGAGGAACTTGGCTTTTCACATGAACAGTAGATATTTTCTGATTTGACATTAAACCACCACTCGGCTTTGCTGGTAAAGATACCATAGAACTTTGCTCAACACTAACTGCTAAGTCTTTGTAAGTAGCTTCAGAAGTGTCATTGACAGTGCATATGCCTGCAAGTGTTTTAAATTTGGGACCCAAATTGTTCAAAAAGTTGTTATCCAAACTTTCATCTATATCTCTGCAAATGTCAACAGCAGAAATGACAGAGGCTTTGTCTTCTTCGGTGCTGAACTTAAATATCCTGTCCTCTGGCTCTTCTGAATAATTTCTTGCCTTCTGCAAaggaataataaaattataaatatgcataaacatgcacatatacatatatatatatacatatacatatacatatatatatatatatatacatatatacatatacatacatatatatatacatatatacacacatatatatatatatatacatacatatatacacatatatatacatatatacatatatatacatacagtatatatatacatatatacatatatatacacatatacatatatacatatacatatacatatatatacatatacatatatatatacatatatatacacacatatatatatacatatatacacatatatacatacatatatatatatacacatatacatatatatatatacacatatacatatatatatatacatacatatatatacatatatatatacacacatctaaataaatgctaaaatgtttaaatgtattctctgTATTATTAATATGGCAAAACTGAAATCTATAttgcttaaatatatatatatcaatattttaaaCTCAAACtgacttttctgtttttgcaaagaaaaagggttgaaaacaataaaaatatgtaacaCTTTGGTAAGAAATGGTGCTCACCCTCTACTTTATATTGTGGAAACCCTTGTTCTCTGGTATAGGTGAGGTGATTCCAATATATAACATATACCTGGAACACTGTTCAAAAGTTGTCTTTCAGTTTGTCTGGCCATGTCTTTCAGTTAGTTTCAGCGAgttcatccaacccactacacCATAGCACCTACAGTAATATGTACACTCCCAAAGCACAGGAAATACTATGGGGGTCACTGCAGGTTGGCATATGCTACTGATCTTGAAAGTCAGTGGGAGGCAATAGCATCAGTGGTATGTGTACTCATTATCTGTTAAGGTAGGGGCAGCAGAGGGCTCTATGAATTTGACTTTTATAACATGCTTTCCTGTAAAATAAAAGACCAATTGTAGTTGTGCAATTACAAAGGCTGCCACatagcacaaaacaaaaatactgcaTGAATGTAGGTTTTAGTTAATTCATTGCAATTTTGACTAGCATTTTGTCCAATTAAGCTGAACGTAACCTAAACATGACCTACATTACATTTCAGTGTTTACAAATTAAAGCTACTATGCTGTTTATTTTACTCTTTCCAAAAATCCTGATTGTTTATTGTGCTCTTTTAtctaattatattaaataacaataataacttgCCTTCATCTAAAAATGCACAGAAACAGCAATTAAAAATTTAATAGTTAAGTTTATGCATAGATATAAACCATGCACTCTCTCTGAATGCTAGAGTGAATACATAAAGCAACAAGTATGATCCAATGCTcataaatttagaaatattttcatatacaccaaaaaataattaattacctCCATGTAGTAGGTTTTTAGTAAGTGATCAGGTAGAGCCACAATATCAAACTCATCTTCCTGTTCAATGAATTCACCACCTACAGCAATGTCGTCTCTTCTATTCATAATGTTCATTGACCCTTCTATTTGCTGAGAATATACTGATCCACCAGACTGATGCATCACCTGTCCTCCACTCATATTCACTGTATTCATTGCTCCAGCTGCTCCTACCACATTAGAATCCATTAGTAAACGTTCTTTCTGTACTGACCATATGCTACTCCAATATCCCTCTTTGTGGACTAATTTTTCAATGTcctatgttaaaataaaaacaggaatacaaacaaatgaataaaacagcTAGCAAACATAGTTAATACTTCATTGTCCACTATATTATCAATTTTACTTTACTGGTGTCAGACAGTACAGTATCGCAGAGCACAATATGTTGCAGTCTCAGATTGACTTCAAAGTGCTGTCCTTACATTTGTATCCACACTGTTCAATAACCAGACAGTGGCTATATTAGTAAGAACTGCAAATGCAAACATGGAATGCTTAACGTTAAGTGTGTATGAGACATTATACAATTtggtgtttttttggtttttttttacatgataAATATTTTCCTGTTGTAAGTTCAATTGTACAGTGAGGGCACTTTCAGTATATTACTACTGTAACGATAAACATTCCATTCACTTGACATATCCATATACATTCTGCTCTAAAACTATGCAAATATGTAAAGGAGAAAACAACTTTGTTAGAATATGGCATCATAGCTAGGGGCTTGAGACTAACCTTATCTTCTCCTATCCCTTCAGAAGCACTCTTCATTAATCTTCCTTCTGTTGCATCTTCAACAATTCCTTTCTTAAAGGCTCCTGCACCAGCAGCATTACCACAAATACAAGCCAGCAGTAGAAGAGGAACAACtgtttgaaaagagaaaaaatgtaaataatcaaaTGCTACATGAAGATTAACAATAATATAAACATAAGTTTGATTTTTGAATTGTGTTCACCATATCCCATTCAAGCAGCAGTAGCACAAAGCTGGGATCAACCCAAGATGTGAGAGGAGCATCTTGAGGAAAAAACATACAGATCTGAAGAGCACATACAAACCTCTTCCAGATCATGACATGCTGACAGTAACCTGTGCCCCTGTGGTTGAGACGCAACATAAACAAGGAATGTGCATTTTTAATGCTTCCATGTAATATAGTGGCATCTTTTCCAGTGTTGGCCTTGCTTTTCACTTTCTTCTTAAAAAAGCTGGGTTTTTTCCTTATCCAAAGTTGTCCTTTTTAACAAACAGGTCTCTTGATGATTCAGTGTATACATTAATATGTAATTGTATAATCCACTGTCACAAGAGTCCATCAAAGCTAGCACATGGCACAAGGTAGGAAtaagccctggacagggtgccagtcaatcacagggtgaaaacacatacacgcacacaaaTTTTGTGTCAtcgattcacctaacctgcatatcttttggCAGTGGGAGATAACCGGAGCACCTACAGGAAACCCATACAAACACATGAAGAACAAAAATCCTAGGTCTCCTTAATGTAAGGCAGTGGCACATTCcaatgtattaatattaattactatcaaaatatatataagtTATATAAATGTATGATGGTAGCCTGCCAGAAATATTACACTGGTGTTGTAACactgaggaactatataagaaagggcagagcagactctttattGCTAGGAGACTGTGTTATGCTAATATaggtaatgacatccttcacatatcACTCTAGACCCCCTGAAAGTAGCGTCGAAGGAGACAATTAATGCAAAACTGAGTACCAATATGAACAATGCTTCACAAACTTACTTAGTCCAGAGTCACATTGTGGCTGGAGCCTATTTcagcagtactgggcacaagaTAGGAAACAGCGTTTGACTGGGTGTTAGTTGAACCAAGGGCTGACcctcacatacacactcacactgtAGCAATTTCCAATTAATATTACCCACATGTTTTTCTGATATGGAAGGAAAAGTAGTGTGGTCAGAAAAAAAAgcaacacagacactgggagaacatgcatactgcattaggacaaaaaataaatgttaaactcAAGCCCAGGATGTTGGAACCATGGAAAAGGTTTATTAGAAAGTACTTTGATAAAACAGATTAATCATTGGCCATTACCAGATGCCATGTCTGAGTATATCTCTTCTTTGTTTAATTCTCTACATAGTTcatacaatacaaagaaaataCTTTCAAAAGGTCCCAAGGGAGCACATTTACTATACTTACAAAGTAGTAGAAGGGGTCCTAACATCAACATGACCAAGGCTAGAGGTCCAACTCCAATACTtgttcctgttctcttcttaaaAACTGAAGCGCAGACCTTGTTTGTATCACATGTGCAAGCACCAAAGTTTAAGACTTGATCATTTTCACAACTCTTGCCTTGCTGATCCTCGATCATAAATTTAATACTATAGTCACCAGGCCAGAGTTTCTGTTGTATCCTAACCACTGCACTGGTATcttgatatgaaaaaaagaaaagaaaatgctaaatgactttgcaaatattttatatattaaataaatttaatacttAATACTTATATATAAGTacttaaacattaaatatggGGAAAATGCTACCATAGTGCCTTCAGCATTTCTATTTACTGTTATATTCTGCTTACAAAAATGTAACCCAATGTAGTAAGCAGGGCTGTACTGTGTCTGCAAAATAATGGCAAAGTTACATCTGTGCCAAGGATTTTCAAGTGCATCTGTCTACTTCTAGTTTTGCTTACCCTGGACTTTATTTAGGCAGCAGAAGCCTAATCATGAAGGGACTATGGACTATTCCTTCCTCACTGCCATTGCTACTGGATTAGGATCTGGCTGACTGATTACACTGAACTGAATTGCACAGTCATTGGAAAATGAAGACAGTTTTTCTTTGCGggtattttattaaaagtatCTTCACATATAACTGTCAGATAAATGAAATACTATTTCTCTTTAACTCTCTACTGACTTTTGTAGTTACCTTTTACCTGCAACATACTGAATATTCTGTTGCACATTATATGTTATTGTGTATTGTCTTAAACATAAGCATTTACCATTGATTTTTTCAATTGTCCATTGCTTCTGTTTGATATTTGGTTCATTTACAATTGCAAATTTAAATGGAGGACCATTGGGATCGAAGTCTTGATCTACAGCAGTGACAACAATTGATTTCTCATCTGTACACAGATTTGTGGAAGTAGTCGTAAGAGTGGGACAGTGATCATTAAAATCTTCTACTTGAATTGCAATAGTTCCAGTTGAAGTTTTTGCAGGCATGTCTgtggaaaaataacatttattattattttgaaaattgatCACTTGTTTCAATGTATGAGGTCaggaaaacacttttaaaacaatgaaatatatatgcattaattaacaatataaagggaacatatttgattaaaatatgaaactcacttttataaagcactttagtGCACTTTGTCCCAAATTACTTTGCAAGTACTGACCTATACTTCAGTCATGCATTCAAAATACAAGACATACAtaaatactgtgtatatactcatatatatatatatatatatatatatatatatatatatatatatatatacatacacacatacatatatttatgcagtatatataaaatatatacatattgcaggtaataaaat containing:
- the LOC120530294 gene encoding desmoglein-2-like, encoding MSLSRVFNIGFLLIGFQTIFPSYGKTTLETLQIQNGEFLHNQNINNNQRQKRDQMTIPPIRITENEDYTSKNPLTRIRSDVPSAKYYKISGKGANEPPFNVFVVNENTGEVSITGIVDREKCAIYSLVGYALNSVGKQVEHEINVVFIIDDVNDNAPVFSSPVYYAEVPELSTPGTVVFYLNATDADDPDTIHTKLVYQILDQQPSDGVMFYIEKNAIMVAQPTLDREEIDHYTLIIQVKDMDGGEGFLSSTATVQVDILDVNDNLPIMEKDSYEGSVEENAANVEVMRMKAFDADLEGSANWEAEYHIDSGNEGGYFRMETDAATNEGILILQKEMDYEELQNLQLGISVRNKAAFHQSLASASGYKSKSIPVNIKVKNKKEGAAFMPKVKAMAVSEQKGKMDLSKAIGSYRATDRDSGKFAQNVKYAKGNDPGNWLSIDPNTAEIRLNQMPDRESPYLKNGTYTATILAISDDMPAKTSTGTIAIQVEDFNDHCPTLTTTSTNLCTDEKSIVVTAVDQDFDPNGPPFKFAIVNEPNIKQKQWTIEKINDTSAVVRIQQKLWPGDYSIKFMIEDQQGKSCENDQVLNFGACTCDTNKVCASVFKKRTGTSIGVGPLALVMLMLGPLLLLFVPLLLLACICGNAAGAGAFKKGIVEDATEGRLMKSASEGIGEDKDIEKLVHKEGYWSSIWSVQKERLLMDSNVVGAAGAMNTVNMSGGQVMHQSGGSVYSQQIEGSMNIMNRRDDIAVGGEFIEQEDEFDIVALPDHLLKTYYMEKARNYSEEPEDRIFKFSTEEDKASVISAVDICRDIDESLDNNFLNNLGPKFKTLAGICTVNDTSEATYKDLAVSVEQSSMVSLPAKPSGGLMSNQKISTVHVKSQVPPPIVQQDVSITEKYSTTTSKSAVSQSTVSQSALSQSALSQSAVNLQKNVLVSDTSSSYVPQTMYYATTPVIQATRYIVEPQIQPNVLIADRGQAIVTGLHGPVRVAESLLTQNVLLTDKRVITTPVIQSGVVGIDSGTLHMSEIPVAQNLVLVDRYGNRIQGGVAGLEQGTLRLGEIQGSKNVLITEQKVLTGASVQSNGIGLDQSTLHMSAVPSSQNVLRVEKRTESIPVLQSMRIGGDPASVQTKNIVVKEKTVVSGPSKLAGVTGFNHEIIRMTESLNNVK